From one Candidatus Auribacterota bacterium genomic stretch:
- a CDS encoding sigma-54-dependent Fis family transcriptional regulator, protein MTPEMKQEYVISKLFSLLQASQEVSSTRDKAKLLESIVLSATKVIECKNSCLMLLHPESQELVAHVIVGDDKQVMREVRFKVGEGIAGWVAKHAEAVLSNNVQSDPRYSKKLDEITDMPLQSILCLPLVSKGKMLGVLNIINKPEGGRFTEEDLHLAQAFAAQAAIAIDNANLYDAISNENKLLRDQLDLAPKLLVSFNPKMKEIIEMGRRAAESDATVLLLGESGTGKEIVARAIHTWSDRKTCPFVALNCAALPEQLIESEIFGHEQGAFTGAVRRKVGKVELANGGTLFVDEIGELKLDVQTKLLRVLQEHQFERVGGTEVITADIRIIAATNKDLREEIQKGAFREDLFFRLNVISLTIPPLRERKEDILFIANNFIQRYCAEEGRHAPTISSSGKKALLGYDWPGNVRELENVLERAIVLGEKDTIDADNLLLDLSLLISKPIDLSRPYRELVKGFKRDIIKRALDECGGNQSRAAEKLSLTQPRFSRLMKDLGLR, encoded by the coding sequence ATGACACCGGAGATGAAGCAGGAATATGTAATCAGCAAGCTTTTCTCTCTCTTGCAGGCATCCCAGGAAGTATCCTCGACAAGAGATAAGGCAAAGCTTCTTGAATCAATCGTCCTCTCCGCGACGAAAGTAATCGAGTGCAAAAATTCGTGCCTCATGCTCTTGCACCCCGAGTCTCAGGAACTCGTGGCCCACGTGATCGTCGGAGATGATAAACAGGTGATGCGCGAGGTCAGGTTTAAAGTCGGGGAAGGCATTGCAGGGTGGGTGGCGAAGCACGCAGAAGCGGTGCTCTCCAATAATGTGCAGAGCGATCCCCGATACTCAAAGAAATTGGACGAGATCACCGATATGCCACTGCAGTCGATTCTCTGCCTCCCCCTCGTCTCCAAAGGAAAGATGCTCGGCGTCCTCAACATCATCAACAAGCCTGAGGGTGGGCGCTTCACAGAAGAAGATCTGCACCTCGCCCAGGCCTTCGCCGCTCAGGCGGCGATCGCCATCGACAATGCGAATCTCTATGATGCCATTTCAAATGAGAACAAGCTCCTGCGAGACCAGCTCGATCTGGCTCCCAAACTCCTCGTCAGTTTCAATCCAAAGATGAAGGAAATTATTGAAATGGGGCGTCGAGCGGCGGAGAGCGACGCGACCGTGCTGCTCCTCGGGGAGAGCGGGACAGGCAAGGAGATCGTCGCGCGCGCGATCCACACGTGGAGCGACAGGAAGACCTGCCCCTTCGTGGCGCTCAATTGCGCGGCGCTCCCCGAACAGCTCATCGAGAGCGAAATATTCGGCCACGAGCAGGGGGCGTTCACGGGCGCGGTCCGCCGCAAGGTGGGCAAGGTTGAGCTCGCGAACGGTGGAACGCTCTTCGTCGATGAGATTGGCGAGCTGAAACTCGATGTGCAAACGAAGCTCCTCCGCGTCCTCCAGGAGCACCAGTTCGAGAGGGTCGGCGGGACAGAGGTCATCACGGCGGATATACGCATCATCGCGGCGACGAATAAGGACCTGCGTGAAGAGATCCAGAAAGGCGCATTCAGGGAGGATCTCTTTTTCAGACTGAATGTAATCTCGCTGACCATCCCTCCGCTGAGAGAGAGAAAAGAGGATATCCTCTTTATCGCCAATAATTTCATCCAACGCTACTGCGCAGAGGAGGGGAGGCACGCCCCCACCATCTCCTCCTCAGGGAAGAAGGCGCTCCTGGGGTATGACTGGCCCGGCAACGTAAGAGAGCTCGAAAACGTGCTCGAGCGGGCAATCGTGCTCGGGGAAAAGGACACCATTGACGCGGATAATCTCCTCCTCGATCTCTCGCTGCTCATAAGCAAACCGATCGATCTCAGCCGCCCCTACCGGGAGCTGGTGAAGGGCTTCAAGAGAGATATCATTAAACGGGCGCTCGATGAGTGCGGCGGGAATCAGTCCCGTGCCGCTGAGAAGCTGTCGCTCACCCAGCCACGTTTCTCAAGGCTGATGAAGGATCTTGGCCTCCGGTAG
- the cysK gene encoding cysteine synthase A, translated as MAGIAQDITKTIGNTPLVRLNRVTGGAKATVLAKLESCNPCSSVKDRIGVSMIDAAEKAGLLTKGGTVIEPTSGNTGIALAFVCAARGYRLIITMPETMSLERRKLLKFFGAEIVLTPGALGMRGAIQKAEELVRETAGAFMPQQFKNPANPEVHRRTTAEEIWRDTDGNVDILVVGVGTGGTLTGVGEVFKKRKLGFQVIAVEPEDSPVLSGGKPGPHAIQGIGAGFVPDILNRGIIDGILTVSKENAFAMARRLAREEGILAGISAGANVWAAVQVAGRPENAGKVIVTVICDTGERYLSTPLFEEV; from the coding sequence ATGGCGGGGATCGCTCAGGACATCACGAAAACAATCGGCAATACGCCCCTGGTGCGGCTCAACCGCGTCACCGGCGGCGCGAAGGCGACGGTCCTCGCGAAGCTTGAATCGTGCAACCCCTGCTCGAGCGTCAAGGACAGGATCGGCGTGAGCATGATAGACGCCGCGGAGAAGGCAGGCCTTCTCACAAAGGGAGGAACCGTCATCGAGCCCACGAGCGGGAATACGGGAATCGCACTCGCCTTCGTCTGCGCCGCGCGCGGCTACCGGCTCATCATCACCATGCCCGAGACCATGAGCCTGGAGCGGAGGAAGCTCCTGAAATTTTTTGGGGCGGAGATCGTCCTGACACCGGGCGCCCTGGGGATGCGGGGAGCCATCCAGAAGGCCGAGGAGCTCGTCCGCGAGACGGCGGGGGCGTTCATGCCGCAGCAGTTCAAGAACCCGGCAAACCCGGAGGTGCATCGCAGGACGACCGCCGAGGAGATATGGCGGGACACGGACGGAAACGTGGATATACTTGTCGTGGGGGTGGGCACCGGCGGCACCCTCACCGGCGTGGGCGAGGTCTTCAAGAAGAGGAAACTTGGATTTCAGGTGATCGCGGTCGAGCCGGAGGACTCACCGGTGCTCTCCGGCGGGAAGCCAGGCCCCCACGCCATCCAGGGGATCGGCGCCGGATTCGTACCCGACATCCTGAACAGGGGCATCATAGACGGGATTCTGACCGTGTCAAAAGAGAATGCCTTCGCCATGGCGCGGAGACTCGCGCGTGAGGAAGGGATACTCGCGGGTATCTCTGCCGGGGCCAATGTGTGGGCGGCAGTCCAGGTGGCCGGGAGACCGGAAAATGCGGGCAAGGTCATTGTGACCGTAATATGCGACACCGGCGAGAGGTACCTGAGCACGCCGTTGTTTGAGGAGGTCTGA
- a CDS encoding bifunctional UDP-sugar hydrolase/5'-nucleotidase yields MKIRRCIVTPLSHKVRDKPLTLPSPLWGEGKGEEGFISRRTERLRSIALSIVLLFALSACARVERYPLSILHTNDVHGHIAPERVEGWRERSGGAASLAGCVRDIRAENQKSGIPTLLLDAGDIFLGTPEGNVSRGKAMTEVMNADGYDAMAVGNHEFDLGVDILEGLAESARFPILGANVISSVTGRLPPFLKPYLIKECGPLRVGIIGVITEQTPVIVMPGRTEKIIFKDTREVVRSCVAALNEKGVNFVILLSHCGFGEDKKLASAVGGIGVIIGGHSHELVRRPVRIRSTGTLVCQAGASGQYLGRLTVDVDPKRHRAGRCRYELIALKEGCCTPDPTVKSIVERWRARAGEKFDEAVGKSLADFSSSDTGESSLGDLIADSMRAATGADIAVLNSFGIRNPLLKGAITVRDIYTMMPFDNTLYTMRLSGAQIRAILEQGLSLQLGILQISGLRVEYDPKAPAGRRVVRIDCGDKELGERAEYTVVTNSYLAQGGDSYTTFCQALNVCNTGITDVDALSNYIRARSPISSERFTPSRLIPR; encoded by the coding sequence ATGAAAATCCGCCGTTGTATCGTAACTCCTCTGTCACATAAGGTGAGAGACAAGCCCCTCACCCTCCCCTCTCCCCTTTGGGGAGAGGGAAAGGGTGAGGAGGGATTTATTTCCCGCAGGACTGAGAGATTACGCAGTATCGCGCTGAGCATCGTGTTGCTGTTCGCGCTCTCGGCCTGCGCGAGGGTCGAGCGCTACCCGCTTAGCATACTCCACACGAACGATGTGCACGGACACATTGCGCCGGAGAGGGTCGAGGGATGGAGGGAGCGCTCCGGCGGGGCGGCATCCCTCGCCGGCTGCGTCAGGGATATCCGCGCTGAGAATCAGAAGAGCGGCATTCCCACGCTCCTCCTTGACGCCGGCGATATATTCCTGGGGACTCCCGAGGGAAATGTGTCACGGGGGAAAGCGATGACCGAGGTGATGAATGCGGACGGGTACGACGCGATGGCGGTCGGCAACCATGAGTTTGATCTCGGCGTTGACATCCTGGAGGGGCTCGCGGAATCGGCCCGCTTCCCGATTCTCGGGGCGAATGTGATCAGTTCAGTGACCGGGCGGCTGCCCCCGTTCTTGAAGCCGTATCTGATCAAGGAATGCGGGCCGCTCAGGGTGGGGATCATCGGCGTCATCACCGAGCAGACACCTGTCATCGTCATGCCGGGGAGGACGGAGAAGATAATCTTCAAGGATACCCGGGAGGTGGTTCGCTCCTGCGTGGCTGCCCTGAACGAGAAAGGCGTGAATTTTGTCATTCTCCTCAGCCACTGCGGATTCGGGGAGGATAAGAAGCTCGCCTCGGCCGTCGGCGGCATCGGCGTCATCATCGGCGGCCACAGCCATGAGCTCGTGCGGAGGCCGGTCAGGATTCGCTCCACTGGAACGCTCGTCTGTCAGGCGGGAGCCTCGGGGCAGTACCTGGGCAGGCTTACGGTGGACGTTGATCCGAAGCGTCACAGGGCCGGGAGGTGCCGGTACGAGCTGATCGCCCTCAAAGAAGGCTGCTGTACTCCGGATCCGACGGTGAAATCCATTGTTGAGCGGTGGCGCGCCAGGGCGGGTGAGAAGTTCGATGAGGCGGTGGGAAAGTCTCTTGCGGATTTTTCGAGCAGCGACACCGGCGAATCATCGCTCGGCGACCTGATCGCGGACAGCATGCGCGCGGCAACCGGGGCCGATATCGCAGTTCTCAACAGCTTCGGCATTCGCAATCCGCTGCTCAAGGGCGCCATCACCGTCCGGGATATCTACACGATGATGCCATTTGACAACACCCTCTACACCATGAGGCTCAGCGGCGCGCAGATCCGCGCGATCCTCGAGCAGGGCCTCAGCCTCCAGCTGGGGATCCTCCAGATTTCCGGCCTCAGGGTCGAGTACGATCCGAAGGCGCCGGCCGGCCGCAGGGTCGTTCGGATTGACTGCGGCGATAAGGAATTAGGTGAGAGAGCCGAATACACGGTCGTCACCAACTCCTATCTCGCGCAGGGAGGGGATTCCTATACGACCTTCTGTCAGGCCCTCAACGTGTGCAATACCGGCATCACGGATGTGGACGCGCTTAGCAACTATATCCGCGCCCGCTCGCCGATCTCTTCGGAAAGGTTTACCCCCTCGCGTCTCATCCCTCGATAG
- a CDS encoding helix-hairpin-helix domain-containing protein gives MSGLEKKEIEMKIARLMVLLTAFAAAAVIAASPVYATAKININTASERRLEQLPGVGKDIAELIVSYRKEVGSFRSVSELKEIPGIGERRLEALRHSATVGALLENRR, from the coding sequence ATGTCTGGTCTGGAAAAGAAGGAGATAGAAATGAAAATAGCAAGATTGATGGTCCTCCTGACAGCATTCGCGGCTGCAGCCGTCATAGCGGCTTCACCGGTATACGCTACGGCGAAGATAAACATAAACACTGCATCCGAGCGAAGGCTGGAGCAATTGCCGGGGGTTGGCAAGGACATCGCGGAGCTGATCGTCAGTTACAGGAAGGAAGTTGGATCTTTCCGAAGCGTATCCGAGCTGAAGGAAATCCCGGGTATCGGAGAGAGGCGCCTTGAGGCGCTAAGGCATAGCGCAACTGTTGGCGCACTCTTGGAAAACCGCAGGTAA
- a CDS encoding O-acetylhomoserine aminocarboxypropyltransferase/cysteine synthase — MKKKSYRFETLALHAGQTPDTDTLSRGVPVYRTSSYVFKDTAHASNLFALKELGNIYSRLMNPTQDVLEKRVAALEGAPAALAHASGTAAIFNTIINICSTGEEIVSANNLYGGTYTMFDCILPQFGIKVVFVDPRTPEHFAAAISGKTRALYIETIGNPVLEFTDIAAVARIAKKHHLPLIVDSTFTTPYLLAPIEHGADIVCHSLTKWLGGHGTGIGGIVVDSGKFDWTDKKFRFYNEPDPSYHGIRYAHDLGELNPLAFITRMRLVPLRNLGACISPDNAWIFLQGIETLPLRMQRHCDNALAVARFLKKHPRVGWVRYPGLEDDPTYPVASRYLKKGFGGMVVFGIEGGQTAGEAFINSLRLFSHLANVGDAKSLALHPASTSHSQLNEEQQRASGLTPELVRLSVGLEHIDDILADLDQALGSSG; from the coding sequence ATGAAAAAGAAGAGCTACCGTTTTGAGACACTCGCGCTGCACGCGGGGCAGACGCCCGACACGGACACCCTCTCCCGCGGCGTTCCCGTCTACCGCACGAGCTCATACGTGTTCAAGGATACCGCACACGCGTCAAATCTCTTCGCGCTCAAGGAACTGGGCAATATCTATTCGAGGCTCATGAACCCGACCCAGGACGTGCTCGAAAAGCGCGTGGCCGCCCTCGAGGGCGCTCCCGCTGCCCTCGCCCATGCCTCAGGGACGGCGGCAATCTTCAACACGATCATCAACATATGCTCAACCGGCGAGGAAATAGTCTCCGCGAACAATCTCTACGGCGGCACCTATACGATGTTCGACTGCATCCTCCCCCAGTTTGGCATCAAGGTCGTGTTCGTGGATCCGCGCACGCCGGAACACTTCGCCGCCGCCATCAGCGGGAAGACCCGCGCACTCTACATCGAAACGATCGGCAACCCCGTCCTCGAGTTCACGGATATCGCGGCGGTCGCGCGCATCGCTAAAAAGCACCACCTTCCGCTCATCGTGGATTCAACGTTCACCACCCCCTACCTCCTTGCGCCGATCGAACACGGCGCCGACATCGTCTGCCACTCGCTCACCAAGTGGCTCGGCGGACATGGGACAGGGATCGGAGGTATCGTGGTGGATTCGGGGAAGTTCGATTGGACAGATAAGAAGTTCAGGTTCTACAATGAGCCCGATCCGAGCTACCACGGGATCCGCTATGCCCACGACCTCGGGGAGCTCAACCCGCTCGCGTTCATCACAAGGATGAGGCTGGTGCCACTGAGGAATCTCGGGGCATGCATCTCTCCCGACAACGCCTGGATTTTTCTCCAGGGGATCGAAACGCTCCCCCTGAGAATGCAGCGGCACTGCGACAACGCCCTCGCGGTCGCCCGATTCCTGAAGAAACACCCGCGGGTGGGGTGGGTGCGCTATCCCGGCCTCGAGGATGATCCCACCTACCCCGTAGCGAGCCGCTATCTCAAAAAGGGGTTCGGCGGCATGGTGGTGTTCGGGATAGAAGGCGGGCAGACGGCGGGGGAGGCTTTCATCAACAGCCTCAGGTTATTCTCCCACCTCGCAAACGTGGGAGACGCGAAGAGCCTCGCCCTCCATCCGGCAAGCACCTCCCACTCCCAGCTCAACGAGGAGCAGCAACGGGCGAGCGGCCTCACGCCCGAGCTCGTGCGTCTCTCCGTCGGTCTCGAGCACATCGACGACATACTCGCCGACCTTGACCAGGCGCTGGGATCATCTGGATAG
- a CDS encoding DUF362 domain-containing protein, with amino-acid sequence MKRSKVAILRTSPATVLRDYHRLLNLAGYQDALPKDRETALKINISWHFFFPGSSTPPWQLDGVIRAMKRDGYDPARIHGCHNRTVVIDAHLGERENKQINVLDAHGLENVHLYEREEWIHIRDAVGDLTEKFLCLNQVYPDGFMIPRRFIGENIVHLPTVKTHIFTTTTGAMKNAFGGLLNERRHWTHPVIHETLVDLLMIQKKIHSGLFAVMDGAFAGDGPGPRCMRPYVKNVILASADQVAIDAVAAKIMGFDPLRDLKFVRLAHDAGLGCGDPREIEIVGDRSAADENWHFVGPFNKMTFASRMQHRIYWGKLKKPVEWTLKTVLAPWAYIASVLYHDIFWYPTHQHIIHDALRSDWGRLFNNWEELAIPPDDLDRAGWDNVGDAPASLRRESLKLFKKSVCVLGTCIREAPEFAARKRRKRSIREK; translated from the coding sequence ATGAAAAGATCGAAAGTTGCCATTTTGAGAACGTCCCCTGCGACGGTGCTGAGGGATTATCACAGGTTATTGAACCTCGCCGGCTATCAGGACGCCCTTCCCAAGGACCGCGAGACCGCGCTCAAGATCAATATCAGCTGGCATTTCTTTTTCCCCGGTTCCTCAACACCCCCCTGGCAGCTTGACGGCGTCATCAGGGCAATGAAGAGAGATGGTTACGACCCGGCCCGCATCCATGGCTGCCACAACCGGACGGTGGTCATCGATGCCCACCTCGGGGAGCGGGAAAATAAGCAGATCAACGTCCTCGATGCCCACGGGCTTGAGAACGTCCACCTCTATGAGCGGGAGGAGTGGATTCACATCCGTGATGCGGTGGGCGATCTCACCGAGAAGTTCCTCTGCCTCAACCAAGTTTATCCCGATGGCTTCATGATCCCCAGGAGGTTCATCGGCGAAAATATTGTCCACCTGCCCACGGTGAAGACCCATATATTTACCACCACCACCGGCGCCATGAAAAACGCCTTCGGGGGCCTCCTGAACGAACGGCGGCACTGGACGCATCCGGTGATCCACGAGACCCTTGTGGATCTCCTGATGATTCAGAAGAAGATACACAGCGGCCTCTTTGCGGTGATGGACGGCGCCTTCGCGGGCGACGGACCGGGCCCCCGATGCATGAGGCCGTACGTGAAGAACGTCATCCTCGCCTCTGCGGACCAGGTGGCGATTGACGCCGTCGCGGCGAAGATCATGGGGTTCGACCCCCTCCGCGACCTGAAATTCGTGCGCCTGGCACACGACGCGGGGCTCGGCTGCGGCGACCCGCGCGAGATTGAGATCGTGGGCGATAGGAGCGCGGCTGACGAAAACTGGCATTTCGTCGGGCCGTTCAACAAGATGACCTTCGCGAGCAGGATGCAGCACAGGATCTACTGGGGGAAGCTCAAGAAACCAGTGGAGTGGACGCTCAAGACCGTCCTCGCCCCGTGGGCGTACATAGCCAGCGTTCTCTACCACGATATCTTCTGGTATCCCACTCACCAGCACATCATACACGACGCCCTGAGAAGCGACTGGGGGCGGCTCTTCAACAACTGGGAGGAGCTGGCGATACCGCCGGACGATCTCGATCGCGCGGGCTGGGATAATGTGGGAGACGCGCCGGCCAGTCTCAGGCGCGAGAGCCTGAAGCTCTTCAAGAAATCGGTGTGCGTCCTCGGGACCTGCATCAGAGAGGCGCCGGAATTCGCCGCGCGGAAGAGGCGCAAGAGAAGCATCCGGGAGAAATAA